The following proteins are co-located in the ANME-2 cluster archaeon genome:
- a CDS encoding ABC transporter substrate-binding protein, protein MTIKNVFSISIIISIMVLFIVLSGCVEEPEKEKTVNIGGILPLTGDLGVYGQNVKDGAELAVEEINAAGGINEKQIIFTCDDNRGEAADTVSALHKLADMDKAPVILGAVVSTNTLAIAPLAQEKEVVLISISTSPKLSQWQDGYFFRVLVSDSFQGKVMAQLARDLGYTEMGVMYINNEYGVGLKDVFVDEFEALGGTVLIQVPHDESRTDFRSELTNLKAEHPPAVMLVSYVKEASIIFKQSTELGLETQWLCSETHKSDKFIELVGDAAEGILITYPATDPKYSNFKADYNAKYHKDPGIYAAEGYDMIKTIAMAMEQAGSTTNATAIKSAMRQIDYNGPSGHKVFDEFGDVPGVYDVWTITNGTFELYDVSFS, encoded by the coding sequence ATGACAATAAAGAATGTTTTTTCAATTTCGATAATCATTTCCATAATGGTACTGTTTATTGTATTATCCGGATGTGTGGAAGAGCCTGAAAAAGAAAAAACCGTAAATATTGGGGGTATACTTCCGTTAACCGGCGATTTGGGAGTGTACGGTCAAAATGTTAAAGATGGCGCAGAACTGGCGGTTGAAGAGATAAATGCTGCAGGTGGTATAAACGAGAAGCAGATTATATTCACATGCGATGATAACAGGGGTGAAGCTGCTGATACGGTAAGTGCCTTACATAAACTTGCGGACATGGATAAAGCCCCTGTCATACTGGGCGCTGTTGTAAGTACTAATACCCTGGCAATAGCACCGTTGGCCCAGGAAAAGGAGGTTGTATTAATCTCCATATCCACGTCACCCAAACTTTCTCAGTGGCAGGACGGCTATTTCTTCAGGGTCCTTGTATCTGATAGCTTTCAGGGAAAGGTCATGGCACAACTTGCCAGAGATTTGGGCTATACTGAAATGGGTGTCATGTATATCAATAATGAATATGGTGTTGGATTAAAGGATGTTTTTGTCGATGAATTCGAAGCCCTGGGAGGCACGGTATTAATTCAGGTACCACACGACGAAAGCAGGACAGATTTCAGATCAGAACTTACTAACCTGAAAGCAGAACATCCTCCTGCAGTGATGTTAGTGAGTTATGTGAAGGAAGCGTCCATAATCTTTAAACAGTCAACGGAACTTGGACTTGAAACACAATGGTTATGTTCGGAAACGCACAAATCCGATAAATTCATTGAACTGGTGGGAGATGCTGCCGAAGGCATATTGATCACTTATCCTGCCACTGATCCAAAATATAGTAACTTTAAGGCAGATTATAATGCTAAATATCATAAAGATCCAGGTATCTATGCCGCAGAGGGTTATGATATGATTAAAACTATTGCGATGGCAATGGAACAGGCGGGCAGTACAACCAACGCCACTGCCATCAAGTCGGCCATGAGGCAGATTGATTATAATGGACCATCAGGACATAAGGTATTTGATGAGTTTGGAGATGTTCCTGGAGTATATGATGTCTGGACCATCACTAACGGCACTTTTGAACTATATGATGTCAGTTTTTCTTAA
- a CDS encoding DMT family transporter, with protein sequence MLPPHLKGYIQIATAGVLFGLIGIFVKLTTQMPLGSIIFYRLLFGLFAIALFFACCRRLSELRLGQKKQYILLLGLMQAGTMLSYFLSVKYTSVSIAALLLYTAPVYVILLSPFLLKEYINRRSIFALAISITGVILVIRPDTLFQDVDHTYLIGLAAGLVSGLLYGGMIITSRYLKDYYTGTTQGAWALLITLLIFSPYSVAITAEVLLDNLAVLVLFGLISTALALVLYLSGLMQVRAQNASIVALLEPASAVVFAYLILSEPVTTSMLAGGALILLGAVIISRERPVEIAHE encoded by the coding sequence ATGCTCCCCCCACATCTCAAAGGCTACATCCAGATCGCCACCGCAGGCGTCCTGTTCGGTCTTATCGGTATCTTCGTAAAACTTACCACCCAGATGCCCCTTGGCTCTATCATTTTTTATCGGCTTCTGTTCGGTCTCTTTGCCATTGCTCTATTCTTCGCATGCTGCCGCCGCCTAAGCGAACTTCGGCTCGGCCAAAAAAAACAGTATATCCTCCTGCTGGGCCTGATGCAGGCAGGCACCATGCTCTCCTACTTCTTATCGGTAAAATATACATCAGTCTCAATTGCAGCACTACTACTCTACACAGCTCCTGTCTACGTCATCCTGCTCTCCCCCTTCCTGCTTAAAGAGTACATCAACCGCAGGAGCATCTTTGCACTGGCCATATCTATTACCGGGGTCATCCTGGTCATCCGGCCAGATACACTTTTCCAAGATGTGGATCACACCTACCTCATCGGGCTTGCCGCCGGGCTGGTGTCAGGCCTGTTATACGGTGGGATGATAATTACCTCAAGATACCTGAAGGACTACTACACAGGTACGACCCAGGGTGCATGGGCACTGCTCATAACCTTGCTGATCTTCTCCCCATATTCGGTTGCTATCACAGCAGAAGTACTGCTGGACAACCTGGCCGTACTTGTCCTGTTCGGCCTCATATCTACTGCCCTGGCCCTGGTGCTCTATCTTAGCGGCCTCATGCAGGTACGGGCACAAAACGCCAGCATCGTAGCACTGCTGGAGCCGGCCAGTGCCGTGGTCTTTGCCTACCTCATCCTCAGCGAACCTGTCACCACATCCATGCTGGCAGGCGGGGCACTGATATTACTTGGTGCCGTAATTATTTCCAGGGAGCGACCAGTGGAAATTGCTCATGAGTGA
- a CDS encoding 30S ribosomal protein S27ae, producing the protein MAVHNYYEVSDNSIKRLRQSCPRCGDGFFLADHKDRLTCGKCNYTEFKK; encoded by the coding sequence ATGGCCGTACATAATTATTACGAGGTTTCAGATAATTCGATAAAGAGGTTAAGACAGTCCTGTCCCCGCTGCGGTGACGGGTTCTTTCTTGCCGATCATAAGGATAGACTGACCTGCGGTAAGTGCAATTATACTGAGTTTAAAAAATAA
- a CDS encoding ABC transporter ATP-binding protein, protein MLLELREVISGYGNLEILHGVDMEVDNGEIVCIIGPNGAGKSTVLKTIFGLLKPKGGTIFFAGEQIKGIDPHRLIRKGISFVPQDKNVFPSLTVEENLAMGAYTRPNMVEKGKELVFSRFPSLYDRRDIRACYLSGGERKILAIGIALMLEPALLLLDEPSMGLSPKYKKALFDKIAEINQGGIPILIVEQNAYKALKISHRGYVLDMGKNKFQGESGELLANSQIKKLYLGG, encoded by the coding sequence ATGCTGCTGGAATTGAGGGAAGTGATTTCAGGTTATGGAAATCTGGAAATCCTCCATGGTGTGGATATGGAAGTGGATAATGGCGAAATTGTATGCATAATAGGACCCAACGGTGCAGGTAAGAGTACGGTACTTAAGACAATTTTTGGTCTGCTCAAGCCTAAAGGTGGTACTATTTTTTTTGCAGGTGAACAGATAAAAGGAATTGATCCTCACCGTTTAATCAGGAAGGGAATTTCCTTTGTTCCTCAGGATAAAAATGTATTTCCTTCTCTCACTGTTGAAGAAAACCTTGCAATGGGAGCATATACCAGACCTAATATGGTGGAAAAGGGTAAAGAACTGGTTTTTTCTCGGTTCCCATCCCTATATGACAGAAGAGATATTCGAGCATGTTACTTAAGTGGTGGCGAGCGCAAGATACTGGCAATAGGAATAGCACTCATGCTTGAACCAGCATTGTTATTACTGGATGAACCATCAATGGGTCTTTCACCTAAATATAAAAAAGCTTTATTTGATAAAATCGCCGAAATTAACCAGGGTGGTATACCAATTCTGATTGTTGAACAAAATGCCTATAAAGCATTAAAAATATCCCACCGGGGGTATGTTCTGGATATGGGAAAAAACAAGTTCCAGGGAGAAAGTGGGGAATTGCTGGCAAATTCACAAATCAAGAAGCTTTACCTTGGTGGTTGA
- a CDS encoding ABC transporter ATP-binding protein — translation MLSVLNVTKRFGGLTALDNCTINVEKKEICGLIGPNGSGKSTLFNVITGYYPADNGEISYNETHIESMAPYDIINMGISRTFQLPNLFKKMTLMENMLIASKAQKGENIWSAWFGLGVKQQDYENYKKAMDLLEFFNLVQLRNEYASSISFGQQKLLELARALMTDPEILLLDEPTGGINPVLVNKIIESIKEMRDRNITFLIIEHNMSVVSRLCDRVYVLDHGKNIAMGTPDEVKTNERVIEAYLGV, via the coding sequence ATGCTTAGCGTCTTAAATGTGACAAAGAGATTCGGTGGACTTACAGCACTGGACAATTGCACTATTAATGTTGAGAAAAAAGAGATATGTGGTCTTATCGGCCCTAATGGTTCAGGCAAGAGTACGCTGTTTAATGTGATCACAGGTTATTATCCGGCAGACAATGGTGAAATAAGTTATAATGAAACACATATCGAAAGTATGGCGCCCTATGATATAATCAATATGGGAATAAGTCGAACTTTCCAATTGCCGAATCTTTTTAAAAAAATGACCTTGATGGAGAATATGCTAATCGCTTCTAAAGCCCAGAAAGGTGAAAATATCTGGAGTGCCTGGTTTGGATTAGGTGTCAAACAGCAAGATTATGAGAATTATAAAAAAGCAATGGATCTGCTGGAGTTTTTTAATCTTGTTCAGTTGAGAAATGAATATGCAAGCAGCATAAGTTTCGGTCAGCAAAAACTCCTCGAACTTGCCAGGGCGCTCATGACAGATCCTGAGATTCTATTACTTGATGAACCCACAGGAGGTATAAATCCTGTCCTTGTCAATAAGATTATTGAATCGATTAAGGAAATGAGAGATAGAAACATTACGTTTTTGATCATTGAGCACAATATGAGTGTTGTTAGTAGGTTATGTGATAGGGTGTATGTACTTGATCATGGTAAAAATATTGCCATGGGTACGCCTGATGAAGTAAAAACAAATGAACGGGTAATTGAAGCCTATCTGGGCGTGTAG
- a CDS encoding DNA-binding protein: MKVIIDTNAFMVPVQFGLDIFKELGRLGFKDFIVPSSVTRELNGIKKFARGKDKMSANVGLGLARDCSEIITEGNADDAIVKLAMEEKAAVFTNDAELKKRLCSKDITIVYLRGKDHLEIM; the protein is encoded by the coding sequence ATGAAAGTTATAATAGATACTAATGCATTCATGGTCCCGGTCCAGTTCGGTCTGGATATCTTCAAGGAACTTGGGCGTCTTGGTTTCAAGGATTTTATTGTTCCTTCATCAGTGACCAGGGAACTGAATGGTATAAAGAAGTTTGCCAGGGGTAAAGATAAAATGTCTGCGAACGTTGGTCTCGGACTGGCCCGGGATTGCAGTGAGATAATTACAGAAGGGAATGCAGATGACGCAATAGTGAAATTAGCCATGGAAGAGAAGGCAGCGGTTTTTACCAATGATGCGGAACTTAAGAAAAGATTATGTAGTAAGGACATCACAATAGTGTACTTACGCGGAAAGGATCATCTTGAAATAATGTAA
- a CDS encoding DNA-directed RNA polymerase, subunit E'', with protein sequence MTEQACRECHRIVTGSTCSVCGSNSLSTDWSGFVVIIDPSRSCIAKKLNINIRGKYVLKVR encoded by the coding sequence TTGACCGAACAAGCCTGCCGTGAGTGCCACAGGATTGTAACCGGTTCGACCTGTAGCGTTTGTGGTTCTAATTCATTAAGCACTGACTGGAGTGGATTTGTAGTGATCATTGATCCATCCCGCTCCTGCATTGCTAAAAAGCTTAATATCAACATTCGCGGAAAATATGTGCTGAAGGTACGGTAG
- a CDS encoding DUF359 domain-containing protein, whose product MPETILGKRFCLPDSMRVEMRKQFGVLYRGDEGDTTRQMLVDMGSPAKLIAIGDISTFNLLQCGTVPDISVIDEKTHRKPAGVDIIEGIRHSNFRDVNVTNPPSFVEPELVSALSDAMDADVPVQIMVHGEEDLAALPAIVLAPVSSVVIYGLPDEGGIMVTVTPEVKDRINDMLDKMKCD is encoded by the coding sequence ATGCCCGAAACCATCCTTGGCAAGAGATTCTGCCTTCCTGATTCCATGCGTGTCGAGATGCGTAAGCAGTTCGGGGTCCTGTATCGCGGGGATGAAGGAGATACTACCAGGCAGATGCTCGTTGATATGGGCAGCCCTGCCAAACTTATTGCCATAGGAGATATTTCCACTTTCAACCTACTCCAGTGTGGGACAGTGCCAGATATATCTGTTATCGATGAAAAAACACACAGGAAGCCTGCTGGTGTTGACATAATTGAAGGTATCAGGCACTCGAATTTTCGTGATGTAAATGTTACAAACCCGCCAAGCTTCGTAGAACCCGAACTGGTATCGGCTTTATCTGATGCAATGGATGCGGATGTCCCGGTGCAGATCATGGTTCATGGCGAAGAAGACCTGGCAGCACTACCGGCTATAGTGCTTGCACCCGTGTCATCTGTGGTGATCTACGGGTTGCCTGATGAAGGGGGCATTATGGTCACTGTCACACCAGAGGTTAAGGACCGGATAAATGATATGCTTGATAAGATGAAGTGTGATTAA
- a CDS encoding ORC1-type DNA replication protein has translation MNKDLLMWDETLFKDPDLFELDHIPEYFVHRESQMQALMYCVRPAMRGARPVNAFCIGPPGTGKTTAIHKLFEEIEKSTPKVIPVHINCQTNSTRFTVYSRIYKKLFNIAPPSSGVSFQKINEKITSHLADEKKILVAVLDDINYLMHEGEHDKVLYSLLRAHETNPGARIGVINILSDTGIGFHFDPKVESVLLAEEIKFPRYTGDEIRDILKNRNKLGFYNDVVGTDVLEKVVEYTELLGDLRVGIDLFKRSGLNAERRASRTIELEDVDKAYETSRLVHLTYLLKSLKNEEKTLLELICKHAEIKTGELYNEFHDNTGLGYTRYYETLEKLSALKLINASFTGKGTRGRSRIITLRYSADEITKRLS, from the coding sequence ATGAACAAAGACCTTCTTATGTGGGATGAAACACTTTTCAAGGATCCGGACTTATTTGAGCTTGACCACATACCGGAATACTTCGTCCACCGTGAGTCCCAGATGCAGGCACTCATGTACTGTGTCCGGCCTGCTATGCGCGGCGCAAGACCCGTCAATGCTTTCTGTATAGGTCCTCCTGGCACTGGCAAGACCACGGCAATACACAAACTATTCGAGGAGATCGAGAAATCCACACCAAAGGTAATTCCCGTTCATATCAACTGCCAGACCAATTCCACCCGGTTTACTGTCTACTCACGGATATATAAAAAACTGTTCAATATAGCCCCCCCGTCCTCAGGTGTCTCATTCCAGAAGATCAATGAAAAAATAACCAGTCATCTGGCAGATGAAAAAAAGATACTGGTTGCCGTCCTGGATGATATCAACTACCTTATGCATGAAGGTGAACATGACAAAGTGCTCTATTCGCTGCTGCGCGCCCATGAAACAAATCCCGGTGCCCGCATAGGTGTGATCAACATATTAAGCGATACCGGCATAGGATTTCATTTTGATCCGAAAGTGGAATCAGTCCTCCTGGCAGAAGAGATAAAGTTCCCCAGATATACAGGCGATGAGATACGGGACATCCTTAAAAACAGGAACAAACTGGGGTTCTACAATGACGTGGTCGGCACCGATGTGCTGGAAAAAGTTGTGGAATATACAGAATTGCTTGGCGATCTGAGGGTAGGTATTGACCTGTTCAAACGCTCAGGTCTCAATGCCGAAAGGCGGGCATCCCGTACCATCGAACTTGAAGATGTGGACAAAGCCTACGAGACCTCAAGGCTGGTGCACCTCACATACCTGTTAAAGTCATTAAAAAATGAAGAGAAAACCCTGCTGGAACTTATATGCAAGCACGCCGAGATCAAAACCGGTGAACTGTATAACGAGTTCCACGATAATACAGGCCTTGGTTATACCAGGTATTACGAGACCCTGGAAAAACTGTCAGCCTTAAAATTAATAAATGCCAGTTTCACAGGGAAAGGTACCAGGGGCAGAAGTCGCATCATCACCCTGCGGTACAGTGCAGACGAAATAACAAAAAGACTGTCATAA
- a CDS encoding nucleotidyltransferase domain-containing protein produces MENISKILEKEPDILFAYLFGSHAKNTMHKKSDIDIAVHLKDPSLLEEDPLYPSRLAIKIEKALSEKKVVDLRILNGSTIRFKSQVIKHGKPIYSRDEKKRIEFETSSLTQYYDFKPYYEVYDTARKARLGI; encoded by the coding sequence GTGGAAAACATCTCAAAAATACTGGAAAAAGAACCTGACATCCTCTTTGCCTACCTTTTCGGGTCACATGCAAAGAACACAATGCACAAAAAAAGCGATATAGACATTGCCGTCCATTTAAAGGACCCATCCCTCTTAGAAGAGGACCCCCTATATCCCTCCAGACTTGCAATAAAGATTGAAAAGGCACTATCTGAAAAAAAAGTGGTAGACCTCAGGATCCTTAACGGCTCTACCATCAGGTTTAAAAGTCAGGTAATAAAACATGGAAAACCTATCTATTCAAGGGACGAGAAAAAACGCATAGAATTTGAAACATCGTCCCTTACACAATATTATGATTTCAAACCATATTACGAAGTATATGATACAGCAAGGAAGGCCAGGCTTGGAATATGA
- the fxsA gene encoding membrane protein FxsA, translating into MFLTLLALFVIVPFVELYILIELGKSIGALPTLGIVVITGIAGAALAKHQGLGVWQRIRTELSYGHMPGDVLFDGMLVLIGSILLLTPGILTDITGFILLIPSGRFMVKKYVKAWVDKKLQSGQMTYYTHTNGEY; encoded by the coding sequence ATGTTCTTAACCTTACTGGCCCTGTTCGTAATAGTACCCTTTGTAGAACTCTACATACTCATCGAACTCGGGAAAAGCATCGGAGCCTTACCTACCCTGGGCATTGTAGTCATAACAGGCATAGCCGGGGCCGCCCTGGCAAAACACCAGGGACTGGGTGTATGGCAGCGCATCCGGACTGAATTATCCTATGGGCACATGCCCGGGGATGTCCTGTTCGACGGCATGCTCGTGCTTATTGGGTCGATCCTGCTACTCACACCAGGTATACTGACCGATATTACAGGGTTCATATTACTGATACCATCCGGCAGGTTCATGGTAAAGAAGTACGTAAAAGCCTGGGTCGACAAAAAGCTGCAATCAGGTCAGATGACATATTACACACATACGAATGGTGAATATTGA
- a CDS encoding translation initiation factor IF-2 subunit gamma → MKQPSVNIGIVGHVDHGKTTLVSALSGVWTDKHSEEIKRGISIRLGYADATFMKCPKCLHPDSYTVAEKCEHCGKNTEPIRTISFVDSPGHETLMATMLSGAAIMNGAVLVIAANEQCPQPQTKEHLMALDIIGINNIVIVQNKIDLVSKDDVIENYHQILDFVKGTVAEGAPVIPVSAQQSVNMDILIQAIEEHIPAPEQILDKPARMLIARSFDVNKPGSKPGKITGGVIGGTLSLGTLKSGDNIEIRPGRKVESGGTVRWESILTTIINIMAGSEKVEEATPGGLVGVGTKLDPSITKSDSLVGQVAGKPDTLPPTRDKFLMKVRLLERVVGSADELVIEPIHSNEPLMLNIGTATTVGVVTSVRKDIVEVKLKRPVCADFEDNVAISRRVGARWRLIGSGIINE, encoded by the coding sequence TTGAAACAACCTTCCGTTAACATCGGCATCGTGGGCCATGTTGACCACGGCAAGACCACCCTTGTAAGTGCCCTGTCCGGCGTATGGACAGACAAGCACAGTGAGGAAATAAAGCGCGGCATCTCAATCCGTTTAGGCTATGCAGATGCCACATTCATGAAATGCCCGAAATGCCTGCATCCCGATAGTTATACAGTTGCTGAAAAATGTGAACACTGCGGTAAAAATACAGAACCAATCAGGACCATATCATTTGTAGACTCACCCGGTCACGAGACCCTTATGGCCACAATGCTCTCAGGTGCTGCCATAATGAACGGTGCTGTCCTGGTAATTGCGGCCAATGAACAATGCCCGCAACCCCAGACCAAGGAACACCTGATGGCACTGGACATAATCGGGATCAATAACATTGTAATAGTCCAGAATAAGATCGACCTTGTAAGCAAGGACGATGTGATAGAGAACTATCATCAGATATTGGATTTTGTAAAAGGTACAGTGGCAGAAGGTGCGCCTGTCATTCCCGTTTCTGCCCAGCAGAGTGTTAATATGGACATACTGATACAGGCTATAGAAGAACATATCCCCGCCCCGGAACAGATACTGGATAAACCTGCCAGGATGCTTATTGCCCGTTCCTTTGACGTTAATAAACCAGGCTCCAAACCCGGCAAGATAACGGGCGGCGTTATAGGCGGGACCCTGAGTTTGGGAACCCTTAAATCCGGTGATAATATTGAAATAAGACCTGGCCGGAAGGTAGAATCGGGAGGGACAGTCAGGTGGGAATCCATCCTGACCACTATTATCAACATTATGGCAGGTAGTGAAAAAGTAGAAGAGGCCACGCCAGGCGGTTTGGTAGGCGTAGGAACCAAACTTGATCCATCGATCACAAAAAGTGATAGTCTTGTAGGTCAAGTGGCAGGCAAGCCTGATACTCTGCCCCCTACACGGGATAAATTCCTCATGAAAGTAAGGTTGTTAGAACGTGTTGTAGGTTCAGCCGATGAACTGGTAATAGAACCGATTCATTCCAATGAACCGCTTATGCTCAATATAGGCACTGCCACCACAGTTGGCGTAGTGACCAGTGTACGTAAGGATATTGTTGAGGTCAAACTGAAAAGACCGGTCTGCGCAGATTTTGAAGACAATGTGGCGATCAGCAGAAGGGTCGGTGCCAGGTGGAGACTCATCGGTTCCGGTATCATAAACGAATGA
- a CDS encoding branched-chain amino acid ABC transporter permease — MIESYCLHVIILILIYSILAISFNIQLGYGKLFNLSHVAMFGIGAYTSALLTVDMGVPYIIGLICSGLAAVIFILLIGIPALRLRGDYFAIATLGFAEIIRLVSHNERWLTHGQFGISNIVRPEIFGISFSSYESFTIFALIFVLFTYLFMERLIKSPFGRVLKGIRENETAAINLGKNTFKFKLQTMMICSFFAGLAGSLYAHYIQYISPKDFGITPLISVLVMVVLGGMGNNKGSILGAAILILVPELLRFSGMSSDIYGPVRQLIIGLILIVLIIIRPQGLLGEKRFIHKSEAEHNA, encoded by the coding sequence TTGATCGAATCATATTGCCTGCATGTCATTATACTGATTCTGATATATTCAATTCTGGCAATCAGTTTTAATATCCAGCTTGGCTATGGTAAGTTATTCAATCTATCGCATGTTGCTATGTTCGGTATTGGTGCATATACGTCTGCGCTGCTGACAGTGGACATGGGCGTGCCATATATCATTGGTCTCATCTGTAGCGGTTTAGCTGCGGTAATATTCATACTGCTTATTGGTATTCCTGCATTAAGGCTCAGAGGCGATTATTTTGCTATTGCCACGCTTGGTTTTGCCGAGATTATAAGACTTGTTTCCCATAATGAGCGCTGGCTCACCCACGGGCAGTTTGGTATTAGCAATATAGTTAGACCGGAAATATTTGGGATCAGTTTTAGTAGCTATGAATCTTTTACAATCTTTGCCCTGATATTTGTCCTGTTTACTTATTTATTCATGGAACGGTTGATTAAATCACCCTTTGGACGTGTGCTTAAGGGCATCCGTGAAAATGAGACCGCAGCAATAAATTTAGGCAAAAATACCTTTAAATTCAAACTCCAGACAATGATGATCTGCTCCTTCTTTGCAGGGTTAGCAGGAAGTCTGTACGCTCACTATATCCAGTATATAAGTCCAAAGGATTTTGGCATAACACCACTCATTAGTGTACTGGTAATGGTGGTTCTGGGTGGTATGGGCAACAATAAAGGTTCCATCCTTGGAGCTGCTATCTTGATACTGGTCCCCGAACTTTTACGATTTTCGGGTATGTCTTCAGACATCTATGGTCCTGTCCGGCAGCTTATAATCGGGCTAATACTTATTGTTCTTATTATAATTAGACCCCAGGGACTACTGGGAGAAAAAAGATTCATACATAAATCAGAGGCTGAACATAATGCTTAG
- a CDS encoding DNA-directed RNA polymerase yields the protein MYNKVRLADTVRIAPELLGDDVKNAVRIALIDKLEGEIDKTLGAIVAIIDVVEVGDGHILAGDGAVYYDATFDAIVFKLELQEIIEGSVVEIVEFGSFIGIGPMDGLVHVSQITDEYISFDSKNARLVTKESNRSLSEGDHVRARVVALSINEREPRDSKIGLTMRQPALGRIEWIKENMTVKEKEESAEAK from the coding sequence ATGTACAATAAGGTGAGACTGGCAGATACAGTGCGCATTGCTCCTGAACTGCTGGGGGATGATGTTAAAAATGCAGTCCGGATTGCTTTGATCGATAAGTTGGAAGGGGAGATCGATAAGACATTAGGTGCCATTGTTGCCATTATAGATGTGGTTGAAGTAGGTGACGGTCATATTCTTGCCGGTGATGGTGCAGTTTATTATGATGCTACTTTTGACGCTATAGTTTTTAAGCTTGAACTGCAGGAGATCATAGAAGGCAGTGTTGTTGAGATTGTTGAGTTCGGCTCTTTTATAGGTATAGGACCTATGGACGGGCTTGTCCATGTGAGCCAGATAACTGATGAATATATTTCATTTGATTCCAAGAATGCCCGTCTTGTAACAAAGGAAAGCAACAGGTCACTGTCTGAAGGAGACCATGTGCGTGCCAGGGTCGTTGCATTAAGCATAAACGAACGTGAGCCGCGGGACAGTAAGATCGGCCTGACCATGCGGCAGCCTGCACTTGGTAGAATCGAGTGGATCAAAGAGAACATGACGGTCAAAGAGAAAGAAGAGTCTGCGGAGGCTAAGTAG
- a CDS encoding branched-chain amino acid ABC transporter permease, whose amino-acid sequence MSVVAQLIVNGIIAGSTYALVAIGLTMVFGILHFINFSHGELVMIGAYFTFALISMELSLPIAISIALLLVVLIGLTTDIMVFKPLRNQKVDSLSLLIASIGVSIVLQSLAQLCWGRDIKVFDLPPATPIEFFGASITLVQIVMIFTAAITMFLLFAFLNFTRIGTALRATSDNEEMARVVGIDNDRVLMVLWIISSSFAAIGGILIGINTNLQIGMGLLILIKALAAIIIGSVGNIRGALIGGMVIGLTENFALIALPSQYKDAVAFTIMILVLLLKPEGIFGYKERIG is encoded by the coding sequence ATGAGTGTAGTTGCACAGTTGATTGTAAACGGGATTATTGCAGGGAGCACTTATGCATTGGTGGCAATAGGTCTTACTATGGTCTTTGGCATATTGCATTTCATTAACTTTTCACATGGTGAACTTGTGATGATCGGTGCCTATTTTACTTTTGCCCTGATATCTATGGAATTATCCCTTCCCATAGCCATTTCTATCGCTTTACTTCTGGTCGTACTTATAGGTTTGACCACGGATATTATGGTCTTCAAACCTCTTCGAAATCAGAAGGTAGACAGCCTGAGTCTCTTAATAGCTTCCATTGGTGTTTCAATAGTACTACAAAGCCTGGCACAGCTCTGCTGGGGGCGTGATATAAAAGTTTTTGACCTGCCGCCGGCAACACCCATAGAATTCTTTGGCGCCAGTATTACACTTGTTCAGATAGTGATGATATTCACAGCAGCAATAACAATGTTCCTCCTCTTTGCCTTTCTTAATTTTACCCGTATCGGAACAGCACTTCGTGCTACCTCTGACAATGAGGAAATGGCAAGAGTGGTAGGAATAGATAATGACCGGGTATTAATGGTGCTGTGGATAATCAGTTCATCATTTGCTGCAATTGGAGGCATACTTATCGGAATCAATACCAACCTGCAGATAGGTATGGGGCTGTTAATTCTGATTAAAGCACTTGCCGCCATAATAATTGGTTCAGTAGGTAATATCCGCGGTGCACTCATTGGCGGAATGGTGATAGGACTTACCGAAAACTTTGCACTCATTGCTCTTCCTTCCCAATATAAGGATGCTGTGGCGTTTACCATCATGATATTGGTGCTTCTGCTTAAACCTGAAGGCATATTTGGCTATAAGGAGAGGATCGGTTGA